A window from Thermomonas aquatica encodes these proteins:
- the lpdA gene encoding dihydrolipoyl dehydrogenase produces MATIESKVPDIGGHSDVPVIEVLVAVGDTVKKDQGLVTLESDKATMEVPAVADGVVTALKVKLGDNVSEGAVIALIESGAAAAPAPTTAAAQPPAAAPAAAAAPATPAPAPAPAPQAATASGRKADIDCAMVVIGAGPGGYTAAFRSADLGLDTVLIERYASLGGVCLNVGCIPSKALLHAADVIEQAAHAGDYGVDFGAPKINIDTLRGYKDKVVGQLTKGLSGMAKQRKVRVVQGTAKFVSANELEIADADGKTQLLRFARCIIAAGSQPVKLPAFPWDDARIMDSTDALNLADVPKKLLVVGGGIIGLEMATVYRALGSEVTVVEFMDQLMPGADKDLVKPLADRLKKQGVAVHLKTKVTEAKAQKNGIACGFEGESIPEGKLYDRVLVSVGRAPNGAKIGADKAGVAVTERGFINVDRQMRTNVPHIFAIGDLVGQPMLAHKATHEGKLAAEVAAGEKKEWVARVIPSVAYTDPEIAWVGVTETEAKAKGLKVGVGKFPWAASGRAIGLSRTEGFTKLVFDEETHRVIGGGIVGVHAGELIAEIGLAIEMGCEVHDIGHTIHPHPTLSESVGMAAEVFDGSITDLYIPKKN; encoded by the coding sequence GATCGAGGTGCTGGTCGCCGTGGGCGACACCGTGAAGAAGGACCAGGGCCTGGTCACGCTGGAATCGGACAAGGCCACGATGGAAGTGCCGGCGGTGGCCGACGGCGTGGTCACCGCGCTGAAGGTGAAGCTGGGCGACAACGTGTCCGAGGGTGCGGTGATCGCGCTGATCGAGAGTGGCGCTGCTGCTGCGCCTGCGCCGACGACGGCGGCCGCACAGCCGCCTGCTGCCGCGCCGGCTGCCGCAGCGGCACCGGCCACGCCCGCACCCGCGCCCGCGCCCGCGCCGCAGGCGGCCACGGCCTCCGGCCGCAAGGCCGACATCGACTGCGCGATGGTGGTGATCGGCGCTGGTCCCGGCGGCTATACCGCCGCGTTCCGCAGCGCCGACCTCGGTCTCGATACCGTCCTCATCGAACGTTACGCCAGCCTCGGCGGCGTCTGCCTCAACGTCGGCTGCATTCCGTCGAAGGCCTTGCTGCATGCCGCCGACGTGATCGAACAGGCCGCGCATGCCGGCGATTACGGCGTCGATTTCGGTGCGCCGAAGATCAACATCGACACCTTGCGCGGCTACAAGGACAAGGTGGTCGGACAGCTCACCAAGGGCCTGTCCGGCATGGCCAAGCAGCGCAAGGTGCGGGTGGTGCAGGGCACCGCGAAGTTCGTGTCCGCGAATGAACTCGAGATCGCCGATGCCGATGGCAAGACGCAGTTGCTGCGCTTCGCCCGCTGCATCATCGCCGCCGGCTCGCAGCCGGTGAAACTGCCTGCGTTCCCGTGGGACGACGCGCGCATCATGGACTCCACCGACGCGCTCAACCTGGCCGACGTGCCGAAGAAACTGCTGGTCGTCGGCGGCGGCATCATCGGCCTGGAGATGGCCACGGTGTATCGCGCGCTGGGCAGCGAGGTGACCGTAGTCGAGTTCATGGACCAGCTGATGCCGGGCGCGGACAAGGACCTGGTCAAGCCGCTGGCCGACCGCTTGAAGAAGCAGGGCGTGGCCGTGCACCTGAAGACGAAAGTGACCGAAGCCAAGGCGCAGAAGAACGGCATCGCCTGCGGTTTCGAGGGCGAGAGCATTCCCGAGGGCAAGCTGTACGACCGCGTGCTGGTCTCGGTGGGACGCGCGCCGAACGGCGCCAAGATCGGCGCGGACAAGGCCGGCGTGGCGGTGACCGAGCGCGGCTTCATCAACGTCGACCGGCAGATGCGCACCAACGTGCCGCACATCTTCGCCATCGGCGACCTGGTCGGGCAGCCGATGCTGGCGCACAAGGCGACCCACGAAGGCAAACTCGCGGCGGAAGTCGCCGCCGGCGAGAAGAAGGAATGGGTGGCGCGGGTGATCCCCAGCGTGGCCTATACCGATCCGGAAATCGCCTGGGTCGGCGTCACCGAGACCGAGGCGAAGGCCAAGGGCCTGAAGGTCGGCGTCGGCAAGTTCCCGTGGGCGGCCTCGGGCCGCGCCATCGGCCTGTCGCGCACCGAGGGCTTCACCAAGCTGGTGTTCGACGAGGAAACGCACCGCGTCATCGGCGGCGGCATCGTCGGCGTGCATGCGGGCGAATTGATCGCCGAGATCGGCCTGGCCATCGAGATGGGCTGCGAAGTCCACGACATCGGCCACACCATCCATCCGCATCCCACCCTGAGCGAGTCGGTGGGGATGGCGGCGGAAGTCTTCGACGGCTCGATCACCGACCTGTACATCCCGAAGAAGAACTAG
- a CDS encoding ATP synthase I, with protein sequence MTPETWESFALGPKSFGGCPVIFTPAILFRLRRRVFVSCGTVPKAWVDRVLNSAAAGRRLALRVVAFQALATLLTALACLTIGQRAALAALAGGGAMTLGSLAAAWGAFGGGVVGAGTALGRLLLGTAVKWLVVAVGLYLAMAVWRLPAVPVLAGAALAAAAFMFAVKRGTTRTTA encoded by the coding sequence GTGACCCCCGAAACCTGGGAAAGTTTCGCCCTCGGCCCGAAGTCTTTTGGCGGTTGCCCGGTCATTTTCACGCCTGCTATACTTTTCCGGCTTCGCAGGAGGGTTTTCGTCTCTTGCGGCACCGTACCGAAAGCCTGGGTTGACCGCGTGCTGAATTCCGCTGCCGCGGGCCGGCGGCTGGCGCTGCGGGTGGTGGCCTTTCAGGCCCTCGCCACGCTGCTGACAGCCCTGGCCTGTCTGACGATCGGGCAACGCGCCGCCCTGGCGGCGCTGGCCGGGGGCGGGGCGATGACCCTGGGCAGCCTTGCGGCGGCCTGGGGGGCGTTCGGCGGTGGCGTGGTCGGTGCCGGTACGGCGCTGGGCCGGCTGCTGCTGGGCACGGCGGTGAAATGGTTGGTCGTCGCCGTGGGCCTGTACCTGGCGATGGCGGTATGGCGGTTGCCGGCGGTGCCGGTGCTGGCCGGGGCGGCACTGGCCGCAGCGGCATTCATGTTCGCGGTTAAGCGTGGTACGACGAGGACGACGGCGTGA
- the atpB gene encoding F0F1 ATP synthase subunit A: MEGLLKVLEPEGGESGGGLTGYIVHHLTHNAIQLGGDKFHLDSWAIALALGLLACFLLWTQARKATSGVPSKPQAFVELVVEFVDSQVKDTFHGDRRFIAPLALTIFVWVVFMNTMDLLPLDLPSAVITATAGQEAAHHTFLRMVPTADVNTTFAMSITVFFLIIFYSIKAKGGWGFTKELFTAPFHAHGTVAKIVLAIPNLFLNLVEYLSKPVSLGMRLFGNMYAGELVFMLIAGLFMSWVTFVPGVIFNSVWAIFHILIILLQAFIFMVLTVVYLAMAHEHH, from the coding sequence TTGGAAGGCTTGCTGAAAGTGCTGGAACCGGAAGGCGGCGAGAGCGGTGGCGGCCTGACCGGCTACATCGTCCACCACCTGACCCACAATGCCATCCAGCTGGGCGGCGACAAGTTCCACCTCGATTCGTGGGCGATCGCGCTGGCGCTGGGCCTGCTGGCCTGCTTCCTGCTGTGGACCCAGGCGCGCAAGGCGACCTCGGGCGTGCCGTCCAAGCCGCAGGCCTTCGTCGAGCTGGTGGTCGAGTTCGTCGACTCCCAGGTCAAGGACACCTTCCACGGCGACCGTCGCTTCATCGCGCCGCTGGCCCTGACCATCTTCGTCTGGGTCGTGTTCATGAACACGATGGACCTGCTGCCGCTGGACCTGCCGTCGGCGGTGATCACCGCGACCGCCGGCCAGGAAGCCGCGCACCACACCTTCCTGCGCATGGTGCCGACCGCCGACGTCAACACCACGTTCGCGATGTCGATCACCGTGTTCTTCCTGATCATCTTCTATTCGATCAAGGCCAAGGGCGGCTGGGGCTTCACCAAGGAACTGTTCACCGCGCCGTTCCACGCGCACGGCACCGTCGCCAAGATCGTGCTGGCGATCCCGAACCTGTTCCTGAACCTGGTCGAGTACCTGTCCAAGCCGGTCAGCCTGGGCATGCGACTGTTCGGCAACATGTACGCCGGCGAGCTGGTGTTCATGCTGATCGCCGGCCTGTTCATGTCGTGGGTCACCTTCGTGCCCGGCGTGATCTTCAACTCGGTGTGGGCGATCTTCCACATCCTGATCATCCTGCTGCAGGCCTTCATCTTCATGGTGCTGACCGTCGTCTACCTGGCGATGGCGCACGAGCACCATTGA
- the atpE gene encoding F0F1 ATP synthase subunit C produces MEALANVQAFTAVAIGIIVGLGALGAALGIGVMGSKFLESAARQPELVPMLQGRMFLLAGLIDAAFLIGVGVAMMFAFANPLLAAVQAATGA; encoded by the coding sequence ATGGAAGCACTTGCCAACGTCCAGGCCTTCACCGCCGTCGCCATCGGCATCATCGTCGGCCTGGGTGCGCTCGGCGCCGCCCTCGGCATCGGCGTCATGGGCTCGAAGTTCCTCGAATCCGCCGCCCGCCAGCCGGAACTGGTCCCGATGCTGCAGGGCCGCATGTTCCTGCTCGCCGGCCTGATCGACGCGGCGTTCCTGATCGGCGTCGGCGTGGCGATGATGTTCGCGTTCGCCAACCCGCTGCTGGCCGCCGTCCAGGCCGCCACCGGCGCCTAA
- a CDS encoding F0F1 ATP synthase subunit B: protein MNPTFMTLLGQMISFAILIWFTVKFIWPPLMSAIEERQQKIAAGLAAADNAQKDLAQAQDKVNEELKAARSKANEIIEQAHQRANQLIDAAKADAIAEGNRQKALAEAEIEAAANRAKEDLRKQVSLLAVSGAEKLLKREINANDQKALIDELAAQL, encoded by the coding sequence ATGAATCCGACCTTCATGACATTGCTGGGCCAGATGATCAGCTTCGCGATCCTGATCTGGTTCACCGTCAAGTTCATCTGGCCGCCGCTGATGTCGGCGATCGAGGAACGCCAGCAGAAGATCGCCGCTGGCCTGGCTGCCGCCGACAACGCGCAGAAGGACCTGGCGCAGGCGCAGGACAAGGTCAACGAGGAACTCAAGGCCGCGCGCAGCAAGGCCAACGAGATCATCGAGCAGGCCCACCAGCGCGCCAACCAGCTGATCGACGCGGCCAAGGCCGACGCGATCGCCGAGGGCAACCGCCAGAAGGCGCTGGCCGAGGCCGAGATCGAGGCCGCCGCCAACCGCGCCAAGGAAGACCTGCGCAAGCAGGTGTCCCTGCTCGCCGTGTCCGGCGCCGAGAAGCTGCTGAAGCGCGAGATCAACGCCAACGACCAGAAGGCGCTGATCGACGAGCTGGCCGCGCAGCTGTAA
- a CDS encoding F0F1 ATP synthase subunit delta — MSQALTLARPYARAAFSLARDAGALPAWSDALAFAARVAADPQVAGLLGNPKLTQADAATLLAPEGANALFGNFLGLLFENGRLPLLPEIAGLYDELRFDAERVVKAKVTSAAALPAGELETIKAALSRRFGREVEIETAVDAELIGGAVIDAGDVVIDGSIKGKLGRLETALSH; from the coding sequence ATGAGCCAGGCCCTGACCCTCGCACGTCCCTACGCCCGCGCCGCGTTCTCGCTGGCGCGCGATGCCGGCGCGTTGCCCGCCTGGTCGGACGCGCTCGCGTTCGCCGCGCGCGTGGCCGCCGACCCGCAGGTCGCGGGCCTGCTCGGCAACCCGAAGCTGACCCAGGCCGATGCCGCCACCCTGCTCGCGCCGGAAGGCGCGAACGCGCTGTTCGGCAACTTCCTCGGCCTGCTGTTCGAGAACGGTCGCCTGCCGCTGCTGCCGGAGATCGCCGGCCTGTACGACGAGCTGCGTTTCGACGCCGAGCGCGTGGTCAAGGCCAAAGTCACCTCCGCGGCGGCGCTGCCGGCCGGCGAACTCGAGACCATCAAGGCCGCGCTATCGAGGCGCTTCGGCCGCGAGGTCGAGATCGAGACGGCGGTCGATGCCGAGCTGATCGGCGGCGCGGTGATCGATGCAGGCGACGTCGTGATCGACGGTTCGATCAAGGGCAAGCTCGGCCGCCTCGAAACGGCGCTGTCGCACTAA
- the atpA gene encoding F0F1 ATP synthase subunit alpha, with amino-acid sequence MATTTLNPSEISELIKTRIEKVKLSAEARNEGTVTSVSDGIVRIHGLADVMQGEMIELPGNTFALALNLERDSVGAVVLGDYENLREGDVAKTTGQILSVPTGPELLGRVVNALGEAIDGKGPIDAKVSAPVECIAPGVIWRKSVSQPVQTGYKSVDSMIPIGRGQRELIIGDRQTGKTALAIDAIINQKHSGIKCVYVAIGQKNSTIANIVRKLEEHGAMAYTTVVAASASESAAMQYISAYSGCTMGEYFRDRGEDALIIYDDLSKQAVAYRQISLLLRRPPGREAYPGDVFYLHSRLLERAARVSEEYVEKFTNGAVKGKTGSLTALPIIETQAGDVSAFVPTNVISITDGQIFLETDLFNAGIRPAVNAGISVSRVGGAAQTKIMKKLSGGIRIALAQYRELAAFAQFASDLDDATRKQLERGQRVTELMKQKQYAPMSVAEQALSIYAVDKGYMDDVAVNKIIAFETGLHAHFANTAGELMKSVAASGDWNDDIEAAFKKGIEDFKATGSW; translated from the coding sequence ATGGCCACCACCACGCTCAACCCGTCCGAAATCAGCGAACTGATCAAGACCCGCATCGAGAAGGTCAAGCTTTCCGCCGAAGCGCGCAACGAAGGCACCGTGACCTCGGTGTCCGACGGCATCGTGCGCATCCACGGCCTGGCCGACGTGATGCAGGGCGAAATGATCGAGCTGCCGGGCAACACCTTCGCGCTGGCGTTGAACCTGGAGCGCGACTCGGTCGGCGCCGTGGTGCTGGGCGACTACGAGAACCTGCGCGAAGGCGACGTCGCCAAGACCACCGGCCAGATCCTGTCGGTGCCGACCGGTCCGGAACTGCTGGGCCGCGTGGTCAACGCGCTCGGCGAAGCCATCGACGGCAAGGGCCCGATCGACGCCAAGGTCTCGGCGCCGGTGGAATGCATCGCCCCGGGCGTGATCTGGCGCAAGTCGGTCAGCCAGCCGGTGCAGACCGGTTACAAGTCGGTCGACAGCATGATCCCGATCGGCCGCGGCCAGCGCGAGCTGATCATCGGCGACCGCCAGACCGGCAAGACCGCGCTCGCCATCGACGCGATCATCAACCAGAAGCACAGCGGCATTAAGTGCGTGTACGTGGCCATCGGCCAGAAGAACTCGACCATCGCCAACATCGTGCGCAAGCTGGAAGAGCACGGCGCGATGGCCTACACCACCGTGGTCGCCGCCTCGGCGTCCGAGTCGGCCGCGATGCAGTACATCAGCGCCTACTCCGGCTGCACCATGGGCGAGTACTTCCGCGACCGCGGCGAAGACGCGCTGATCATCTACGACGACCTGTCCAAGCAGGCCGTGGCCTACCGCCAGATCTCCCTGCTGCTGCGCCGCCCGCCGGGCCGCGAAGCCTACCCGGGCGACGTGTTCTACCTGCACTCCCGCCTGCTGGAACGCGCCGCGCGCGTGTCCGAGGAGTACGTGGAGAAGTTCACCAACGGCGCCGTCAAGGGCAAGACCGGTTCGCTGACTGCGCTGCCGATCATCGAGACCCAGGCCGGCGACGTGTCCGCGTTCGTGCCGACCAACGTGATCTCGATCACCGACGGCCAGATCTTCCTGGAAACCGACCTGTTCAACGCCGGCATCCGCCCGGCGGTGAACGCCGGCATCTCGGTGTCGCGCGTGGGTGGCGCGGCGCAGACCAAGATCATGAAGAAGCTGTCCGGCGGCATCCGCATCGCGCTGGCGCAGTACCGCGAGCTGGCGGCGTTCGCGCAGTTTGCTTCCGACCTGGACGACGCGACCCGCAAGCAGCTGGAGCGCGGCCAGCGCGTCACCGAGCTGATGAAGCAGAAGCAGTACGCGCCGATGTCGGTGGCCGAGCAGGCGCTGTCGATCTACGCGGTGGACAAGGGCTACATGGACGACGTGGCGGTCAACAAGATCATCGCGTTCGAAACCGGCCTGCACGCGCACTTCGCCAACACCGCGGGCGAGCTGATGAAGTCGGTCGCCGCCAGCGGCGACTGGAACGACGACATCGAGGCCGCGTTCAAGAAGGGCATCGAGGACTTCAAGGCGACCGGCAGCTGGTAA
- the atpG gene encoding F0F1 ATP synthase subunit gamma — protein MAGGREIKTKIKSVQNTRKVTRALEMVSASKIRKAQDRMKQSRPYARAMKQLIGHLAQANSEYRHPYLVERADIKRVGYVIVSSDRGLAGGLNNNMFRKLLVEFRQWQEKGVEVDVVTIGQKASVFFRRIKVGMLASVTHLGDVPHVEQLVGVIKVMLDAYTAGKVDKVFLSYNDFVNTMTQKATFDQLLPLPAAETQVAKHDWDYLYEPDAETVLDHVLTRYVESLVYQAVLENVASEHAARMVAMKAASDNASKLIDTLNLVYNKARQAAITQEISEIVGGAAAV, from the coding sequence ATGGCAGGCGGACGCGAAATCAAGACGAAGATCAAGAGCGTGCAGAACACCCGCAAGGTGACGCGCGCGCTCGAAATGGTCTCGGCCTCCAAGATCCGCAAGGCGCAGGACCGGATGAAGCAGTCGCGTCCGTACGCACGGGCGATGAAGCAGCTGATCGGCCACCTGGCGCAGGCGAATTCCGAGTACCGCCACCCGTACCTGGTCGAGCGCGCGGACATCAAGCGCGTCGGCTACGTGATCGTGTCGTCGGATCGCGGCCTGGCCGGCGGCCTGAACAACAACATGTTCCGCAAGCTGCTGGTCGAGTTCCGCCAGTGGCAGGAAAAGGGCGTCGAAGTCGACGTCGTCACCATCGGCCAGAAGGCCTCGGTGTTCTTCCGCCGGATCAAGGTCGGCATGCTGGCCTCGGTCACCCACCTCGGCGACGTGCCGCACGTCGAGCAGCTGGTCGGCGTGATCAAGGTGATGCTGGACGCGTACACCGCGGGCAAGGTCGACAAGGTGTTCCTGTCGTACAACGACTTCGTCAACACCATGACCCAGAAGGCGACCTTCGACCAGCTGCTGCCGCTGCCGGCGGCGGAAACCCAGGTGGCCAAGCACGACTGGGACTACCTGTACGAACCGGACGCGGAGACCGTGCTGGACCACGTGCTGACCCGCTACGTCGAGTCGCTGGTGTACCAGGCGGTGCTGGAGAACGTGGCCTCCGAGCATGCCGCGCGCATGGTCGCGATGAAGGCCGCCAGCGACAACGCCAGCAAGCTGATCGACACCCTGAACCTGGTCTACAACAAGGCCCGCCAGGCGGCGATCACGCAGGAAATTTCGGAAATCGTCGGCGGCGCCGCGGCGGTTTAA
- the atpD gene encoding F0F1 ATP synthase subunit beta, protein MSNQGKVVQIIGAVVDVEFPRESVPKVYDALKVQGTDITLEVQQQLGDGVVRTIALGSTDGLKRNLVAENTGRAISVPVGIGTLGRIMDVLGNPIDEAGAVKADTTWEIHRAAPSYEDQASTTELLETGIKVIDLMCPFAKGGKVGLFGGAGVGKTVNMMELINNIATEHSGLSVFAGVGERTREGNDFYHEMQESGVVNVQEPEKSKVAMVYGQMNEPPGNRLRVALTGLTMAEYFRDEGRDVLLFVDNIYRYTLAGTEVSALLGRMPSAVGYQPTLAEEMGVLQERITSTKTGSITSIQAVYVPADDLTDPSPATTFAHLDATVVLSRNIASLGIYPAVDPLDSTSRQLDPNVIGNEHYETARRVQATLQKYKELKDIIAILGMDELSEDDKLAVARARKIERFFSQPFTVAEVFTGSPGKYVPLKDTIRGFKGIVDGEYDHLPEQAFYMVGSIDEAVEKAKKLAA, encoded by the coding sequence ATGAGCAACCAGGGCAAGGTCGTACAGATCATCGGCGCCGTCGTCGACGTCGAATTCCCGCGCGAGAGCGTGCCGAAGGTGTACGACGCGTTGAAGGTGCAGGGCACCGACATCACGCTGGAAGTGCAGCAGCAGCTGGGCGACGGCGTCGTGCGCACCATCGCGCTCGGCTCCACCGACGGCCTGAAGCGCAACCTGGTGGCCGAGAACACCGGCCGCGCGATCTCGGTGCCGGTCGGCATCGGCACGCTGGGCCGCATCATGGACGTGCTGGGCAACCCGATCGACGAGGCCGGCGCGGTCAAGGCCGACACCACCTGGGAAATCCACCGTGCGGCGCCGTCGTACGAAGACCAGGCCAGCACCACCGAGCTGCTGGAAACCGGCATCAAGGTGATCGACCTGATGTGCCCGTTCGCCAAGGGCGGCAAGGTCGGCCTGTTCGGCGGCGCCGGCGTGGGCAAGACCGTCAACATGATGGAACTGATCAACAACATCGCGACCGAGCACAGCGGCCTGTCGGTGTTCGCCGGCGTGGGCGAGCGTACCCGCGAAGGCAACGACTTCTACCACGAGATGCAGGAATCCGGCGTCGTCAACGTGCAGGAGCCGGAGAAGTCGAAGGTGGCGATGGTGTACGGCCAGATGAACGAGCCGCCGGGAAATCGCCTGCGCGTGGCGCTGACCGGCCTGACCATGGCCGAGTACTTCCGCGACGAAGGCCGCGACGTGCTGCTGTTCGTCGACAACATCTACCGCTACACCCTGGCCGGTACCGAAGTGTCGGCGCTGCTGGGCCGCATGCCGTCGGCGGTGGGCTACCAGCCCACGCTCGCCGAGGAAATGGGCGTGCTGCAGGAGCGCATCACCTCGACCAAGACCGGTTCGATCACCTCGATCCAGGCCGTGTACGTGCCCGCGGACGACCTGACCGACCCGTCGCCGGCGACCACCTTCGCCCACTTGGACGCCACCGTGGTGTTGAGCCGCAACATCGCCTCGCTCGGCATCTACCCGGCGGTCGATCCGCTCGACTCGACCAGCCGCCAGCTGGACCCGAACGTGATCGGCAACGAGCACTACGAGACCGCGCGCCGCGTGCAGGCCACCCTGCAGAAGTACAAGGAACTGAAGGACATCATCGCGATCCTGGGCATGGACGAGCTGTCGGAAGACGACAAGCTGGCGGTGGCCCGCGCGCGCAAGATCGAGCGCTTCTTCAGCCAGCCGTTCACCGTGGCCGAAGTGTTCACCGGTTCGCCGGGCAAGTACGTGCCGCTGAAGGACACCATCCGCGGCTTCAAGGGCATCGTGGACGGCGAGTACGACCACCTGCCGGAGCAGGCGTTCTACATGGTCGGCTCGATCGACGAGGCCGTCGAGAAGGCGAAGAAGCTGGCGGCCTGA
- a CDS encoding F0F1 ATP synthase subunit epsilon, with amino-acid sequence MASTIRCDIVSAEAEIFHGEAELVVATGELGELGIAPKHAPLITRLKPGKVVVTVPGGEKLDFAISGGILEVQPTVVTVLADTAIRAQDIDEAAVRAAKEEAERIIAHRGEAMEIAEAQQRLAEVTAQLQALERLRKNLKH; translated from the coding sequence ATGGCATCCACCATCCGTTGCGACATCGTCAGCGCCGAGGCCGAGATCTTCCACGGCGAGGCCGAACTGGTCGTCGCCACCGGCGAGCTCGGCGAGCTGGGCATCGCGCCCAAGCACGCGCCGCTGATCACCCGCCTCAAGCCGGGCAAGGTCGTGGTGACCGTGCCGGGCGGCGAGAAGCTGGACTTCGCGATCTCCGGCGGCATCCTCGAGGTGCAGCCGACGGTCGTGACCGTGCTGGCCGACACCGCGATCCGCGCGCAGGACATCGACGAAGCCGCCGTGCGCGCGGCCAAGGAAGAGGCCGAGCGCATCATCGCCCACCGCGGCGAGGCGATGGAGATCGCCGAGGCGCAGCAGCGCCTGGCCGAAGTCACCGCGCAGCTGCAGGCGCTGGAGCGTTTGCGCAAGAACCTCAAGCACTGA